One window of Desulfonatronovibrio magnus genomic DNA carries:
- the rnr gene encoding ribonuclease R, giving the protein MSKLSKKKVLGYFKETNKPLSLREIMSGLRLGRQDKQKVKDILKLLSADGRIFKARKTWCLVEELPMQKAILEIQRSGVGFAIPFDKRRKDIFVHPKNFNGAWHGDTVLVATLPGKRGKSPDGRVASIIERAVKMLPVKVVKSMGPNLYLTRPANPRLDFSMLVMSKDQDLSINTMVVAEPQEQMESGLWSGNIIRIMGHEHSLEVQEEIVKLNHKVPVEFPLTAVKEAEKLPQSPDHIDFQGRKDLRNKIFVTIDGAQAKDFDDAICIEAQQNGHKLYVAIADVSHYVPVGSKLDKEALVRGNSYYFPLSVEPMFPEKLSNGLCSLNPDVPRLVMVAQMTFNDRGKRTSSSFYPAVIQSAARLTYSQVNEALYLDQQDPDMDLQRVLPMLKDCDALARRLLELRQSRGSIDFDLPEPEVLRNLLDGSFEIKARTRNFAHQIIEEFMLAANEAVAEFLEKKEALFLYRVHPAANKDKLDSLFKLLANTDLGPKLPKERDPRSLQQLIEISREYDLEFLVSRLVLRSMMQARYATENEGHFGLASDAYCHFTSPIRRYADLVVHRALKNALGMDIKVKAGLKSMKKVADSLSSLERVAMNAEREILKRATILFLMDKIGQTYDGVVSSITDFGFWVELEDVLAEGMVRLSNIHDDYYHFRPEKQDLLGKRTGKRFYLGLKVRVNLRDVNLNRLEVDFDLA; this is encoded by the coding sequence ATGAGTAAACTTAGCAAGAAAAAAGTATTAGGATATTTCAAGGAAACCAACAAACCCTTAAGTCTAAGGGAAATCATGTCCGGCCTGAGGCTTGGCAGGCAGGACAAGCAGAAAGTCAAGGACATCCTTAAATTATTATCAGCAGATGGACGCATCTTCAAGGCCAGGAAAACCTGGTGCCTGGTGGAAGAATTACCCATGCAAAAGGCTATTCTCGAAATTCAGCGCTCAGGCGTGGGATTTGCCATCCCTTTTGACAAAAGGCGCAAGGATATTTTCGTTCACCCCAAAAACTTTAATGGAGCCTGGCATGGAGATACAGTCCTTGTGGCCACTTTGCCCGGCAAGCGGGGTAAAAGCCCTGATGGCAGGGTAGCCAGCATCATTGAACGAGCAGTTAAAATGCTCCCGGTTAAAGTGGTCAAGTCCATGGGGCCAAACCTTTATCTGACCAGGCCTGCCAACCCCAGGCTGGACTTTTCCATGCTTGTCATGTCCAAGGATCAGGATTTAAGCATAAACACCATGGTCGTTGCTGAACCACAGGAACAGATGGAAAGCGGGCTGTGGTCCGGCAATATTATCCGAATCATGGGACACGAACATAGTCTTGAAGTGCAGGAGGAAATAGTCAAGCTCAATCACAAGGTACCTGTAGAATTTCCCCTGACAGCAGTAAAGGAGGCTGAAAAACTGCCCCAGTCTCCTGACCACATTGATTTTCAAGGCCGCAAGGATTTGCGAAACAAAATCTTTGTCACCATTGATGGTGCTCAGGCCAAAGATTTTGATGATGCCATCTGTATAGAGGCTCAGCAAAATGGTCATAAGCTTTACGTTGCCATAGCCGATGTATCCCATTATGTGCCTGTGGGCTCTAAGCTGGATAAAGAGGCGCTTGTCAGGGGTAACTCCTACTATTTTCCTCTGTCCGTTGAGCCCATGTTCCCGGAAAAACTCTCCAACGGTCTGTGCAGCCTGAATCCTGATGTGCCCCGTCTGGTCATGGTTGCTCAGATGACTTTTAATGACAGGGGTAAACGTACAAGTTCGTCATTCTATCCAGCAGTTATCCAGAGTGCAGCCCGGCTGACCTATTCCCAGGTCAACGAAGCCCTTTATCTTGACCAGCAAGACCCAGACATGGACTTGCAAAGAGTACTGCCCATGCTCAAGGATTGTGATGCACTTGCCCGCAGACTGCTTGAACTGCGTCAATCCCGGGGCAGCATAGACTTTGATCTGCCCGAACCAGAAGTACTGCGCAATTTGCTGGATGGAAGTTTTGAAATCAAGGCCAGAACCAGAAACTTTGCCCATCAGATCATTGAAGAATTCATGCTGGCCGCCAATGAGGCTGTAGCTGAGTTTCTTGAGAAAAAAGAGGCTCTGTTTCTCTACAGGGTACATCCTGCGGCAAATAAAGACAAACTCGACTCTTTATTCAAACTGCTTGCCAATACTGACCTGGGGCCAAAACTGCCAAAGGAACGTGACCCGAGGAGCCTTCAGCAGCTGATTGAAATATCCAGAGAGTACGACCTGGAATTTCTGGTAAGCAGGCTCGTATTACGATCCATGATGCAGGCCAGATATGCCACGGAAAATGAAGGCCACTTTGGCCTGGCATCTGATGCGTACTGTCATTTTACCTCGCCCATCAGGCGTTATGCTGACCTTGTGGTGCACAGGGCTCTGAAAAATGCATTGGGGATGGATATAAAGGTGAAGGCTGGCCTCAAAAGCATGAAAAAGGTGGCAGATTCCCTGAGCTCATTAGAAAGAGTGGCCATGAATGCAGAGCGTGAAATACTGAAACGGGCCACCATCTTATTTCTTATGGACAAAATCGGCCAAACTTACGATGGAGTTGTCTCGTCCATTACAGATTTTGGTTTCTGGGTCGAGTTAGAGGATGTACTGGCTGAAGGAATGGTCAGGCTGTCCAATATCCATGATGACTATTACCATTTTCGTCCTGAGAAACAGGATCTTCTCGGCAAACGCACAGGAAAGCGTTTCTATCTTGGTCTGAAAGTCAGGGTCAACTTGCGAGATGTGAACCTTAACAGGCTGGAGGTGGATTTTGATCTGGCCTGA
- the lpxK gene encoding tetraacyldisaccharide 4'-kinase, whose amino-acid sequence MMSSILACGLAPLARIYAWGARIWLARMDRNRTKLHIPVISIGNIAMGGTGKSPMCRFLAENLSAAGKLPVILSRGYKARPRNLPHHVLSTDHPDICGDEPLMLCRALKGKAHIIVDPDRIRAARWAIKHLNPDLFILDDGFQHLKVARDMDIVLLTPHDLTKGWNKVVPLGMWREDEDALKRADIFMVNLWGRDMTKVKKEVRLKAALDKRDIYYFDLHTTALRNLTTGAIRTDLSNQPYMLATGLANPEKVRHSLKKLLGYSCALHAPFKNHHQYNQASIRKISELAQKAKIRHIICTSKDAVKLKPIPGFNMWEAVTQMQIMENRHQQFINRLIK is encoded by the coding sequence ATGATGTCATCCATTCTTGCCTGTGGCCTTGCCCCCCTGGCCAGGATTTACGCCTGGGGTGCCCGTATCTGGCTTGCCCGCATGGACAGGAATCGGACCAAGCTGCACATTCCTGTCATATCTATCGGCAACATTGCCATGGGTGGTACAGGTAAGTCTCCCATGTGCCGGTTCCTGGCCGAAAATCTTTCTGCAGCAGGTAAGCTGCCGGTCATACTTTCCAGAGGATACAAGGCGCGTCCCAGGAACCTGCCCCACCATGTGCTATCCACTGATCATCCTGACATATGCGGAGATGAACCCCTGATGCTTTGCCGCGCCTTAAAAGGCAAGGCCCATATTATCGTGGATCCTGACCGGATCAGGGCGGCCAGATGGGCAATCAAGCATCTGAACCCGGATTTATTTATTCTTGACGATGGTTTCCAACATTTGAAAGTAGCAAGAGACATGGATATCGTTTTGCTCACCCCGCATGACTTGACAAAAGGGTGGAACAAAGTGGTACCTCTTGGTATGTGGCGGGAGGATGAAGATGCCTTGAAGCGGGCTGACATTTTTATGGTCAATCTCTGGGGCAGAGATATGACAAAAGTCAAAAAAGAAGTGCGCCTGAAGGCAGCCTTGGACAAACGCGATATCTACTATTTTGACCTGCACACAACAGCCCTTAGAAATCTAACAACAGGAGCAATCAGAACAGATCTGAGCAATCAGCCATACATGCTGGCAACTGGACTGGCCAACCCGGAAAAGGTCAGGCATTCTCTGAAAAAACTTCTGGGTTATTCCTGCGCCTTACATGCACCTTTTAAGAACCACCACCAGTATAATCAGGCGTCAATACGTAAAATCAGCGAACTGGCCCAAAAAGCCAAAATAAGGCATATAATCTGCACATCCAAGGATGCAGTCAAACTCAAACCAATACCAGGCTTCAATATGTGGGAAGCTGTGACTCAAATGCAGATTATGGAAAACCGCCATCAACAATTTATCAACAGGCTTATAAAATGA
- a CDS encoding TVP38/TMEM64 family protein has translation MYFKAAVFMALIITLAIHGFYDYLQSYFSLTWLQKNFETIKLTSTEHYCVSVMIFLALRFFFSVVSIPGTGVLTVAGGALFGLWLGSLLTAVAVCSGLVVTFLLSRYAFRDMVRRKAGAYLAFIDKGTAKYGSSFLFLLRVMEVAPSFLINTAFGLTTMKVWTYFWISLAGILPGIIIFANAGTRLAELESLSGLVNPAVVASLAALGLLIICSRSALSHLNKLIGGHMKGD, from the coding sequence TTGTATTTTAAGGCAGCTGTTTTTATGGCCTTGATTATAACTCTGGCCATACATGGTTTTTATGATTATCTTCAGAGCTACTTTTCTCTGACCTGGTTGCAGAAAAATTTTGAGACAATAAAGCTTACAAGCACAGAACACTATTGTGTCTCAGTTATGATATTTCTTGCTTTGCGTTTTTTCTTTTCTGTTGTATCCATACCAGGCACCGGCGTACTGACAGTGGCTGGAGGTGCGCTTTTCGGCTTATGGCTGGGATCCCTGTTAACCGCTGTGGCCGTCTGTAGTGGACTTGTGGTTACTTTTCTGCTCAGCCGGTACGCTTTTCGGGACATGGTCAGGCGCAAGGCAGGCGCTTATTTGGCCTTTATTGACAAGGGGACTGCAAAATACGGGAGCAGCTTTCTCTTCCTGCTCCGTGTGATGGAAGTGGCTCCGTCTTTTTTGATAAACACCGCTTTTGGGCTGACCACCATGAAGGTTTGGACATACTTCTGGATCAGCCTGGCTGGCATTTTGCCGGGAATTATTATTTTTGCCAATGCTGGTACTCGTCTCGCAGAACTTGAAAGCCTTTCAGGTCTGGTGAACCCTGCAGTTGTCGCTTCGCTTGCTGCGCTTGGATTGCTGATAATCTGCTCCAGATCCGCTCTAAGTCATCTCAACAAGCTCATTGGCGGCCACATGAAAGGTGACTGA
- a CDS encoding desulfoferrodoxin FeS4 iron-binding domain-containing protein, with translation MTKVGEVYKCEACGNVVEVKETGEGELVCCDQPMVKQ, from the coding sequence ATGACAAAGGTTGGAGAAGTTTACAAATGTGAAGCATGCGGAAACGTAGTGGAAGTCAAGGAAACCGGAGAAGGGGAACTGGTCTGCTGTGACCAGCCCATGGTAAAGCAGTAG
- a CDS encoding superoxide dismutase: MSFSLPDLPYPKDALSPYVSADTLDFHHGKHHKTYVDKLNSLIDGTDLANETLEEIIKKSAADSEKANIFNNAAQVWNHTFYWNSMKPGGGGKPAGVVADKIQEDFGGFDKFAEQFKNAGVTQFGSGWAWLVLKEGKLQVVKTLNAENPMIQGVKPLLTMDVWEHAYYLDYQNRRPDYIDAFINNLINWEFVSSQLE, from the coding sequence GTGAGTTTCAGTCTTCCTGATCTTCCATATCCCAAGGACGCTTTGTCTCCATACGTAAGTGCCGACACTCTGGATTTTCATCACGGCAAGCACCATAAAACTTATGTGGACAAACTCAACAGCCTCATAGACGGCACTGACCTTGCCAATGAAACTCTGGAAGAGATTATAAAGAAGTCTGCTGCTGACTCTGAAAAGGCCAATATCTTTAATAATGCAGCTCAGGTCTGGAATCATACGTTTTACTGGAATTCAATGAAACCCGGAGGTGGAGGAAAGCCGGCAGGGGTTGTTGCTGATAAGATCCAGGAAGACTTTGGTGGTTTTGATAAGTTTGCAGAACAGTTTAAAAACGCGGGCGTCACACAGTTCGGCAGTGGATGGGCCTGGCTCGTTCTCAAAGAAGGTAAACTCCAGGTGGTAAAAACACTTAATGCTGAAAATCCCATGATCCAGGGCGTTAAACCACTGTTGACCATGGATGTGTGGGAACATGCCTACTATCTTGATTATCAGAACAGAAGACCAGACTATATTGATGCCTTTATCAATAACCTGATTAACTGGGAATTTGTTTCATCTCAGCTGGAGTAA
- the cas2 gene encoding CRISPR-associated endonuclease Cas2, which produces MLVLVSYDVSFEDPSGKRRLRRIAKVCESYGQRVQYSVFECVVDPAQWTKFKDLLLKEYDADKDSLRFYFLGKNWQRRVEHHGVGVSYDPENDVLIM; this is translated from the coding sequence ATGCTTGTATTGGTCAGTTATGATGTAAGTTTCGAGGATCCATCAGGAAAAAGGCGTCTGCGCAGGATAGCTAAAGTATGTGAAAGTTATGGTCAGCGGGTACAGTATTCAGTTTTTGAGTGCGTGGTGGATCCTGCTCAGTGGACCAAATTTAAGGATCTTCTTTTGAAGGAATATGATGCAGATAAGGATAGTCTGCGCTTTTATTTCCTGGGTAAGAACTGGCAGCGGCGGGTTGAGCATCATGGTGTCGGGGTTAGTTATGACCCTGAAAATGATGTGCTCATTATGTGA
- the cas1c gene encoding type I-C CRISPR-associated endonuclease Cas1c, producing MKKLLNTLYVTSQGSYLSKDGECIVVRFESGEKKRFPVHILDGVVCFGNVLCSPFLLGHCADRGLSVSFLTERGRYLAAVHGPQSGNILLRREQYRKADDLQASAMIARSIIAGKVTNSRTVLKRCIRDYPDRIDQDRVKAAVSILDGCAHRLRSNVTLDEARGLEGLAANTYFGVFDQLILRKDESFFFNGRVRRPPLDNVNCLLSFVYTLLTHDIRSALEASGLDPQAGFLHRDRSGRPGLALDMMEEFRSFMADRLVLSLINRGEVVEKGFMVKESGAVFMNDETRKTVLSAWQKRKSTEVIHPFIKERIPLGLAFHVQAKLMNRYLRGELDGYPPFFWK from the coding sequence TTGAAGAAACTGTTAAATACTCTGTATGTCACTTCTCAGGGCAGCTATCTCTCCAAGGATGGTGAGTGTATTGTGGTTCGCTTTGAATCAGGTGAAAAAAAACGTTTTCCTGTGCATATCCTTGATGGAGTAGTTTGCTTTGGAAATGTGTTGTGCAGCCCTTTTCTGTTGGGGCACTGTGCTGACAGGGGGTTATCTGTTTCTTTTTTAACTGAAAGAGGCCGTTACCTCGCTGCTGTTCATGGTCCCCAAAGCGGCAATATTCTTCTTAGGCGTGAACAGTACCGCAAGGCAGATGACCTCCAGGCCTCAGCAATGATAGCAAGAAGCATCATTGCCGGTAAGGTGACTAATTCTCGGACAGTGCTCAAAAGATGTATTCGAGACTATCCTGACCGAATTGATCAGGACCGAGTCAAAGCAGCTGTCTCTATTCTTGATGGTTGTGCACACCGCTTACGTTCTAACGTTACGCTTGATGAGGCCAGAGGATTAGAAGGGCTGGCAGCCAACACATACTTTGGTGTCTTTGATCAGCTGATTTTGAGAAAGGATGAATCTTTCTTTTTTAACGGCAGAGTTCGCAGACCACCTCTGGATAATGTCAATTGCCTGCTCTCTTTTGTGTATACACTTTTGACACATGATATCCGGTCTGCCCTTGAAGCCTCAGGCCTGGATCCCCAGGCTGGTTTTTTGCACCGGGACAGATCCGGCAGGCCTGGACTGGCTTTGGATATGATGGAAGAATTCAGGTCTTTTATGGCTGATCGCCTGGTACTATCTCTTATTAACAGAGGTGAAGTTGTTGAAAAGGGGTTTATGGTAAAGGAGAGCGGAGCTGTTTTTATGAATGACGAGACGAGGAAGACAGTTCTGTCTGCCTGGCAAAAAAGAAAGTCGACAGAGGTCATTCACCCCTTTATTAAGGAGCGGATACCTCTTGGTTTGGCTTTCCATGTTCAGGCGAAACTTATGAATCGTTATTTACGCGGTGAACTTGACGGATATCCTCCGTTTTTCTGGAAGTAA
- the cas4 gene encoding CRISPR-associated protein Cas4, with translation MDEADVLPLSALQHFLYCPRQCALIHIEGVWTENRFTAEGRVLHNRVDSGCSGKRGDTVEDRSVPVRSNELGLYGVADVLEMKAGPEGKRIPYPVEYKRGSPKIEDWDRAQLCAQAMCLEEMLSLEIPEGAIFYGKPRRREKVVFDNDLRDLVKVKCLEMRSMVKSGLTPPAQYGKKCKNCSLTGQCMPTATRKGKVEPYILKGLED, from the coding sequence ATGGATGAAGCTGATGTACTGCCTCTTTCCGCTCTGCAGCACTTTCTCTACTGCCCAAGGCAGTGCGCCCTTATTCATATTGAGGGTGTGTGGACCGAAAACAGGTTCACGGCTGAAGGGAGGGTGCTGCATAACCGGGTTGATTCAGGTTGCTCTGGCAAGCGCGGTGACACAGTAGAAGACCGTTCTGTACCAGTGCGCAGTAATGAGCTTGGACTTTATGGCGTAGCCGATGTTCTTGAAATGAAGGCTGGCCCTGAAGGGAAAAGAATTCCTTATCCAGTGGAATATAAAAGGGGCAGTCCAAAAATTGAGGACTGGGATCGGGCTCAGTTATGCGCTCAGGCCATGTGCCTGGAAGAAATGCTTAGCCTGGAAATTCCTGAAGGTGCCATTTTTTATGGTAAGCCCAGAAGGAGGGAAAAAGTTGTTTTTGACAATGATCTGCGTGATCTGGTCAAAGTTAAATGTTTGGAGATGCGCTCAATGGTTAAAAGTGGCCTGACCCCTCCAGCGCAATATGGCAAAAAATGTAAAAATTGTTCTCTAACAGGGCAATGCATGCCGACTGCAACTCGAAAGGGGAAGGTTGAGCCCTATATCCTGAAGGGGTTAGAAGATTGA
- a CDS encoding four helix bundle suffix domain-containing protein: MPQKQQPPGIIPAHGGYQDLKSFQMAELVYDGTVKFCERLVNPRSRTYDQMVQAARSGKQNIVEGSMASGTSKKIELKLVGIARASLEELLQDFQDFLRLKDFILWGKDHPLSKTVRGLCYRKDRSYATYMPYIEKAPPEVAANTMICLIHQTNYLLDQQLRALEKDFLDQGGFTERLYRSRTQARKNKWKN, translated from the coding sequence AAATCTTTTCAGATGGCTGAACTTGTTTATGATGGCACAGTTAAGTTTTGTGAGCGCTTAGTTAATCCTCGCTCACGAACTTATGACCAGATGGTTCAGGCGGCCAGAAGCGGTAAACAGAATATTGTCGAGGGCAGCATGGCTTCTGGCACTTCTAAGAAGATAGAGCTGAAGCTGGTTGGAATTGCCAGGGCCAGCCTGGAGGAATTGCTGCAGGATTTTCAGGATTTTTTGCGGCTAAAGGATTTTATCCTCTGGGGCAAGGATCATCCCCTGTCCAAGACTGTCAGGGGGCTTTGTTACAGGAAGGATAGGTCCTATGCGACATATATGCCTTATATTGAAAAAGCACCGCCGGAAGTTGCAGCCAATACCATGATTTGTCTGATTCACCAGACAAACTACCTGCTGGATCAGCAGTTGAGGGCTCTTGAAAAAGACTTCCTGGACCAGGGTGGATTTACAGAGAGACTTTATCGGTCCAGAACCCAAGCTCGAAAGAATAAATGGAAGAATTAG